The stretch of DNA GCGCAAAGCCCTTGCAAAACCTTTGTACGATAGGCGCAAAGATCACAAAGACGGTCTACTCTGCTTCTAATCTCGCGCTGAAGACTAGCGAGATCTACTTGCAGCTCATTTACAGATCTTGGTGCTTCTATCTCCGTATAATGCTCTCTAGGGAGATCCACAACTCCGAGAACTAAGTAATAATCAAAATTGTAAGCTGTAGAAAGATAAAAAACGTTAGGAAGATCCTCTTCTAGATCTTGATTAGCTTTATGCGTTCTATAAAAAAATCGTAGAGAAATTCCTGTCTTTTTAGAAAACTCTGTAATTTCTGAAGAAGAAAAAAACCCCAAGGGCTTTACTCTAACAATTTCTTTTCTTAATGCCTTTACAGTTTCCGATAATCCTTTTATCTCCTTATTCAAAGTAAGAACTTCAGTTACAATATCTTCAGCTAAAACATCCTCATCTTGAACAAACTCCAAAGCTTCTAACGAGTATTCTGCCTCTAAATGATCAAAAACTTTTAAGCATTCCACAAAACGATGGCCTTCTTGTGTGACAATAAAACGTTTTTTAGAAATAAATTCTACAACACCAAGCTCTCTACTCGCAGAAAAAAAATCCGCCTTATCGCGTCCAATAAAGAGATACTTATGTATATCTAAACGCACTCATTCCCCCTTATTTTCCGGATTTCTATTTTCTTTTTTGCCATTTTAACTTGACCTACATCTGTGATACTACGGTCACTTAAGAAAACCGAAATCTTCTTGAGTATTTTCGTAGTTTCAGGAATGAGTTTCTTCTCAAATAAATTGACTCGAATTGAAACTGCTCGTAATTCTTCTTCCAGGATCTTTTGACGTTCTTTCGAGACTTCTGCCCTAACTCTGGTGATCACCAGTTCTTTTGATGCCGAGAGCAGCGTGTCTAACCATATAGGCGTCTCTAAAAGAGAGTATGAAACTCGAGATAGTTTTATATTCCAGACTACAGGAACCTCAACACCAGCTATGTTTTCAAAGTCTTTATCTATGCTCTGAATCTCAAAACTCTTCTCCACACAATCCGTCCAGAGGGGAATGCTGAACAATTCCGCAAAAGCATAAAGGCGATCATAAGCCTCAATATAATCCTTTTCACGCTCTGCAGCCTCTTGAACGGCGCTTTGCACCTCAACCTGCAATAAAGCTTTCTTAAGTTTTAATGTTGGAAGATACGTTTGTAACCGTGCTAGTTTCTGTTTTTCTAGTCGAAAGGAGTTCTTTGTTAGCTTTACTTGGACAGACATGCTTTTGGCCAATACTTATTTATTAACAGAGCTTTAATTCCTACTTCCTCAGAAGTGAAACTTTGAGCCAGAATTTTCCAACCAATATCCAAAGCTTCTTCTAAAGGAATATTTACCTCTAAACTCATCAAACGAGTTTCAAAGAGATCGGAAAACAGAAGTAACTTCTTATCCCAACTAGAAAGCTTAAAACCCATAGCCATTCTTTCTGTAGCCTTACGAGAATCAGCATAGAGGCGAATTAAAGCGTTCGCAAGATCCCCGTGATCCTCGCGAGTGACCTTGCCTATGACCAGCTGTTTTAATCGTGAAAGAGAACCAAACGGATCTATGCGATTATCCCTTAAGTAGAATTGCCCTTCTGTAATATATCCTGTATTATCAGGAACAGGATGCGTAATGTCATCACCAGGCATTGTGGTTACAGTAATTAAAGTGATCGAGCCCCCATTTGCAATCTCTACAGCTTTCTCATAGCGCAAAGCTAAGTCAGAATATAAAGAACCAGGGTACCCACGATTCGCGGGGATTTGATCCATAGTTATAGAAATTTCTTTAAGAGCATCAGCAAATGCCGTCATGTCTGTGAGTAAGACTAAAACATTCTTTTTCTCTTCTACAGCAAATTTCTCTGCACAAGCTAAGGCCATATCGGGAACCAAAACGCATTCTACAGGAGCATCTACAGCCTTATGAATAAACATAACACATTTATCCACGAATCCGAGCTTTTTAGACTCTTCAACAAAAAAGCTATAATCTACGAATGTAAGTCCCATCCCACCAATCACAACGATATCAGCATCTGTCTGTGCAGCAATACGCATTAACAAAGCATTATGGTGTTCCCCAGAAGAAGAAAAAATAGGGATCTTCTGAGATTTCACTAAACAGTTGAAAACGTCAATCATAGGAATATTTGTTCGTACCATACTCCTAGGGACAATACGACAAACAGGGTTAAATGTTGGCGTAGCAATCTCTATAGGTTCTCCAAAACATTCCCCTTCATTATCAATAGGCTTTCCTATACCATTTAATCGTCTTCCTAATAACGAATTCCCAAAAGTGACCTCCATAGGTCTCCCTAAGAATGTGACGTGATCCCCTGTAGATAAGCCTGATGTGCCACCAAAAACCTGGAGAGTTACTTTTTTTGCATCAAAACGCAATACCGAGGAATAAGAAAACCTCCCGTCGATTCTTTTGATTGTAGCAAGCTCTCCTAAACGAGCTCCCTCTGCTTCTACAGTGATTAAATTACCTTTGATATCAGTTATTTTTGTATAGATTGTTTGCATGTCTCCTTACGCCATTTGTACCATTGTTTTTTCCAACAGCCTAACTATGACCTCTTTATTCTCGTGGTATTCGTCTGAAAGAAATTTGAGACCATTTAATGTCTTGATCTTGCTTTGCAGCTCAAGGAAAAAACTTCTTGCATCATCAGGCCCATCAAAAACAAATTTAGCATCAAAAATACGACTGATTAACGAGAATAACTCTACCTGCCTCTCAAAAGGACAATAACAGTCCACAGGATCGAAGGCATTTTGCTGAAGATAACAAAAATCATATAGCTCGGCCTTTAAGTAGGTTTCCATATCTTCCATAGAAACCCCCTCTTCACCCACAACTTCCATGCGTTTGCCAATTTCTGAGCCTTTCTCTAGAAAATGTGCTGCTTTTTTCACAGCATCACCCCAGCCTGAAATCTTTTCCCCTAAAATTTGTCCTACCTGATTCAAATATTTCGACCAAGAAATCAAGGGATCTATTGAAGGATATCTACGTGCATCAGCTCGTGCTTTTGAAAGACCACAGAATGCCCCAACTACAGCTAATGTAGATTGAGTTACTGGTTCTTCAAAGTTCCCTCCTGCTGGAGAGACCGCACCACATATAGTTAAAGACCCTTCAGAACCATCTTTCGTCATGATAGCTCCTCCGCGCTCATAAAAAGCAGCTACTCTAGAAGATAGGTACGCGGGAAAGGCTTCTTCTCCTGGGATCTCCTCAAGACGTCCCGAAATCTCTCTAAGTGCCTGTGCCCAGCGGGATGTAGAGTCAGCCAAAAGCAAAATATCCAATCCCATCTGACGATAGTATTCTGCAATCGTTACTCCTAAATAGATAGAGGACTCTCGCGCAGCCACAGGCATAGATGATGTGTTACAAATGATACATGTTCTATGGATTAAAGACTCTCCTGTGTGGGGATCTATAAGATGAGGAAATTCTTGCAATATTTCAACAACCTCACCTGCACGCTCTCCGCACGCACACAAAATAACAATATCCACAGCAGCATACTTAGAAAGATGATGTTGTAAGACTGTTTTCCCTGCACCAAAAGGTCCTGGGGTACAGAAAGTCCCCCCCTTCAATACTGGAATTTGCGTATCCAAGATCCGTAAACCCACGTCCATAATCTTATGAGCAGGAATCTTCTCTCCTTCAATAAAGGCTTGTTTGATTGGCCATCTTTGTATCATAGTAAAGGCATATTCTTTACCCAAAGCATCTCGAGCTTTTGCAACCACAGTTTGAGCATTATATGTTCCTTCAGAAATTATCCAAGTCAGGGTAACTTCTTGAAAACAAGAAAAAGGAACCATGATCTTATGAGTAAATCGGCCTTCGGGTACTGTTCCTAAAAGATCTCCGCGTCTTAAAGTATCCCCGACAGAAGCTACTGGAGTATAATTCCATAAATGTTGATCAGAAATTGCATTGACATACTTGCCTCTCTGTAAGAAAGAACTATCTTCAGCAAGCACCTCTAGGCGATTTTGAAGTCCATCAAAAATTCCCTGAAGCAAGCCAGGGCCTAATTCAGCTTCTAAAAGATGTCCTGAAAAAGTAACAAGAGCTCCTCGACAAGCGCCTTGAGTATCTTCGAATACCTGAATTTTCACTTCTTGATCAACAATTTCGATAACTTCTGCTTTTAACCAGGTATCATCTACATTCACATATGCAACTTCACCTTGTCTAACATGTCCATCAAAGCGTACGCGTAACAAGTTTCCATAAGCTTCTATAACATATCCTTGAGCAGTTTGTTCTGAAACTGTTACCATTTGATTGCCTTTTCTATCCGATTAATAATTTCTCTTCCCTTTTCAATACTTGCTAAACTGTTACGAATAGCAAACATATACGTAGCACATTTTGCCAAAACTACATTTTCATCGAAATATGAGTCACAACAAAATCCCTCAAGTTTATGAAATTGATATAGGGAAAGCGCACGATTCAGTGTCTGAGGCAAGAGGCCATAGTCATCCAAGACCACTTTTAAATCAGAAAACTCTTCAGGAAGCTCATAATTAGGAGAATCTTTTTGCATAAGCACCTTGAGCACAACGGGATCCGAACTATCTTCATCCCGTAGGACATAGGAAACATCCATATCCAAAACTCTTGCGCGAAATCCCGCAAGTACAACACGAAGTTGTTGTTGGAATGTGAAATAATCTTGAAGAAATCTTGAAGAACTCGCTTGATGATAGGAAAGAAACTCCCTCAATAGATCTGAAAAGTGATTCAAACGATCTTCGGAAGTTTTATGATTCATCAGAAAATCCTTAAAGAAATCTTCAAAATCGCTGTCATCAGACCATTGCTGAGAGGAAAGCATCCATCCTACATTCTCCTGAGTTACCTCCCCAAAAGAGAATGGAATAGGTTTGCTAGCCCAGAAGAAGGCAAAATTTTCAAAATCAAAAAAACGCTTAAGAAGAGCGTAATTACAAAGATCTTTTTCTGATAAGTTTAAATAAAGTAGATCGTCCAAGTCCGAAATAGAAAATAGAGGCACGGATTCTGGTAACTGCGTAGGTAAAAATGAAGATAAAAAATAATATTGAGTCATGACGATAACTTTAAACTTTGAGAAGATCCTCGCATGACTTCATTAAAGTCAAGATCCCTGAAAAATCATTTCACGAAAATCTTTTTGCAAATAACGAGTGAAAATCTCGACAAGAGCTGAGGAGCTAAGATCAAGAACCCAGTTCTTTTCCTCGACTTTTAATTGAACACCACCAACAAAGCTTCCAACAACCACACCTTTTTTACATAGTTTTGCTGTTACAGCTTTTCCTAAGAGCCCATTAACAGCTCTAGGACTCACATGTTTGCCTACATAGGCGGTCAAACTTCCTGAAACCCCTTGATTTTCTAAAGCCTGCACTAAAGCTTGAATTAACTTTGTAGTAACTTCAGGATCCGTCGTTACATGCTCTAGCCAGTCTACTAAAGACTCTCTAAAGATTTTATTTTCTACAGCCTGTTTTAGTGCCTCCAAAGCGCGCTTTCCTGCTTGATTTAAAGCAACTTCGCCCTGTTTTATCTTTTGATGTGCTTTCTCTTCCGCCGTCTCTAGGATTTTCTTAGATTCTTCTTGAGCTTCTTGAATAATTCTTTTTGCTTGTTCTTTAGCATTTTGTAATAACGCTGCGGCTTCGTCTTCTGCAGGTTTTAAAGTGTCTAAACGCAAAGCATCACAGATTTGCTTAAGCTTATCATCAGCATTAAGATTCGCCATAATATTTTACCGCTTATTCTTTTAGAAAAGAAATTTCATTAAAAAGATATTATTATGATTCCACTAATCCAACAGTTTAGGTCATTCTCGCATTTAATTCAACTGATCTACAAATAAGAAACGGGTTGCAGAGATGTTCTAGAACAAAACTTCCTTGATATTTTTAAGACAAATCATTCTTTCTTTTCACCCTCAAAGAAAGAATTGCTATATAAACACCAAATCCAAGTGAGGAGAAGCTGGTGTACACCTTTATTTAAAACACTATAGACCTTCTTCTATATCTAAAGATTCCCTATTGGG from Candidatus Chlamydia corallus encodes:
- a CDS encoding V-type ATP synthase subunit D encodes the protein MSVQVKLTKNSFRLEKQKLARLQTYLPTLKLKKALLQVEVQSAVQEAAEREKDYIEAYDRLYAFAELFSIPLWTDCVEKSFEIQSIDKDFENIAGVEVPVVWNIKLSRVSYSLLETPIWLDTLLSASKELVITRVRAEVSKERQKILEEELRAVSIRVNLFEKKLIPETTKILKKISVFLSDRSITDVGQVKMAKKKIEIRKIRGNECV
- a CDS encoding V-type ATP synthase subunit B — protein: MQTIYTKITDIKGNLITVEAEGARLGELATIKRIDGRFSYSSVLRFDAKKVTLQVFGGTSGLSTGDHVTFLGRPMEVTFGNSLLGRRLNGIGKPIDNEGECFGEPIEIATPTFNPVCRIVPRSMVRTNIPMIDVFNCLVKSQKIPIFSSSGEHHNALLMRIAAQTDADIVVIGGMGLTFVDYSFFVEESKKLGFVDKCVMFIHKAVDAPVECVLVPDMALACAEKFAVEEKKNVLVLLTDMTAFADALKEISITMDQIPANRGYPGSLYSDLALRYEKAVEIANGGSITLITVTTMPGDDITHPVPDNTGYITEGQFYLRDNRIDPFGSLSRLKQLVIGKVTREDHGDLANALIRLYADSRKATERMAMGFKLSSWDKKLLLFSDLFETRLMSLEVNIPLEEALDIGWKILAQSFTSEEVGIKALLINKYWPKACLSK
- a CDS encoding V-type ATP synthase subunit A produces the protein MVTVSEQTAQGYVIEAYGNLLRVRFDGHVRQGEVAYVNVDDTWLKAEVIEIVDQEVKIQVFEDTQGACRGALVTFSGHLLEAELGPGLLQGIFDGLQNRLEVLAEDSSFLQRGKYVNAISDQHLWNYTPVASVGDTLRRGDLLGTVPEGRFTHKIMVPFSCFQEVTLTWIISEGTYNAQTVVAKARDALGKEYAFTMIQRWPIKQAFIEGEKIPAHKIMDVGLRILDTQIPVLKGGTFCTPGPFGAGKTVLQHHLSKYAAVDIVILCACGERAGEVVEILQEFPHLIDPHTGESLIHRTCIICNTSSMPVAARESSIYLGVTIAEYYRQMGLDILLLADSTSRWAQALREISGRLEEIPGEEAFPAYLSSRVAAFYERGGAIMTKDGSEGSLTICGAVSPAGGNFEEPVTQSTLAVVGAFCGLSKARADARRYPSIDPLISWSKYLNQVGQILGEKISGWGDAVKKAAHFLEKGSEIGKRMEVVGEEGVSMEDMETYLKAELYDFCYLQQNAFDPVDCYCPFERQVELFSLISRIFDAKFVFDGPDDARSFFLELQSKIKTLNGLKFLSDEYHENKEVIVRLLEKTMVQMA
- a CDS encoding DUF2764 family protein, which encodes MTQYYFLSSFLPTQLPESVPLFSISDLDDLLYLNLSEKDLCNYALLKRFFDFENFAFFWASKPIPFSFGEVTQENVGWMLSSQQWSDDSDFEDFFKDFLMNHKTSEDRLNHFSDLLREFLSYHQASSSRFLQDYFTFQQQLRVVLAGFRARVLDMDVSYVLRDEDSSDPVVLKVLMQKDSPNYELPEEFSDLKVVLDDYGLLPQTLNRALSLYQFHKLEGFCCDSYFDENVVLAKCATYMFAIRNSLASIEKGREIINRIEKAIKW
- a CDS encoding V-type ATP synthase subunit E, with translation MANLNADDKLKQICDALRLDTLKPAEDEAAALLQNAKEQAKRIIQEAQEESKKILETAEEKAHQKIKQGEVALNQAGKRALEALKQAVENKIFRESLVDWLEHVTTDPEVTTKLIQALVQALENQGVSGSLTAYVGKHVSPRAVNGLLGKAVTAKLCKKGVVVGSFVGGVQLKVEEKNWVLDLSSSALVEIFTRYLQKDFREMIFQGS